In Sphaerospermopsis torques-reginae ITEP-024, the genomic window AATAAATCTAGTATTCCACCTCTAGATAAAAATATGAGAGGTGAAGCATTAATCACAGGTCTTTCAGCCACGTTCTAACTCTCTTTGTAAGTCGTCAAAATCAACATGAAAAACATCTACTTTTTCACGGGATAAAGCGAGGATAAAATCTGTTCTATCTAAACCTGCAATATTAGCTGCTTTTTCTTGGGAGATTTCACCACGTTGATACCAGTGAATAGCTGCTGCTAGTCGCAATTCTTGGACAAATTCATTAGGTGAAAGTCGTAGGGCTGAAAATATTTCTTCGGGTAGTTCTAAGGTAATGGTAGTCATGAAGTTTATTTGGGTTGGAGGAATATTATTAAGTTTACTTTAGCAATTTTAAGGTGTGGAGGAGGAAGGGGGAGCGATCAAACTTCTTGCCAATTGTATTTTCAAGGCACTTGTCTATTGCTAAAGTAGGTGTCCAGGAAACAGTAATACTATCTCTGTTGAATAGCCTGTAATAAAA contains:
- a CDS encoding UPF0175 family protein — encoded protein: MTTITLELPEEIFSALRLSPNEFVQELRLAAAIHWYQRGEISQEKAANIAGLDRTDFILALSREKVDVFHVDFDDLQRELERG